ATTGAGACTCAAACTTTCAGagttaaatcaaaatttaaagtaaaaacacATTATCAAAATTCAAAGCTAAAAGCACATAGAATCAACACAGAGAAAATGATgaaactcaattttaaaaacatatgaaTGAATTCGTTCATCCATAAATATAGAGAGAGACCACTCAAGCTTCTGATATCCGCCTGTCAGAATCAGACTCCCCGACTCTGAACCAATCGTTAACTAAAGCATTTTCAACATTCGATTCAAAAATCGAATTAAGAATGCAAcattatcccaaaaaaaaattatcagaatTCACAGACAAATTTGCAAAATCTCCCAAATTATCAGAACTATTTATACCAGAAATGGATTCATTCAGACGTATATATACACCATTAAACTCAGTTTTGAATGAATTCATCCAAAATTGAGTTAAAACACACACAATCAACACATAGAAAATGATCAAACTCAATTTAACACGagatcaacaaaaaaaaaaaaggattaatcTATATAGAGAGGGGGATACGTACGCGCCAGGAGCAGAAGGAAGGGGAAGATCGGAGGGAATGGAGCCGCCGTGGAAGGCTTTGAGGGACATGGTGGATCCGGTGAAAGCCTTCTTCTTCGACATTTTCTCTCTCTGGCTTCTCTCTAGAACCCGCTATGCGGTGGAAGAAGACGATGATGACGCAAAACGGCGACGTTTTGCATAGATTCTCTGCCTTGTCGGATATTACGTCATACGATTCAAGCTGCCTTTGTTGGGTTCAAGTTCCAAATTTGCTCTTACATTTTACATTATTTACCATTTGGTTGTCCAACAAATGTTTCATCCACGCGCACATATTGAGAGTGAACGCACGGCCCAGTGATAGAAGAGTTCCATTCACTGTAATTTGCCAGTGTATGCACACTCCGTGAAAGCCCGTGGCTTTCTTCTTGTACAATGGTGATGGTTTTTCGCCTTCGGCGGGACGCTACATAATACTCCCCCTctatataaaaaacataaaaatgattattttttggaaataaatgtgtgagattttataattttaattaattttatctaatatataaatataaattatcatttttgatTGGACACTAATTCAAAaagtttgatatatttttaaattttataaaaaaaatctggaaaagtttgtttttttaataactacatccatttttttataaattttatttaaaatattattatataaatttattgtataaaaatcccaataaaattaaatttaaaaaaattaagtaaaattaagTGTGACCTTCAGGAGTGGACTCCCAAAATATTTCCCTCCACTCAAGACCTATGAGCGCCAAGCCGAATTCCATTTTCCTAAAATACCCTCGCCCCATCTTATATCAtctaaattaccaaaacaccctcaCCCTTCACTCCCCAAAGCTTCCAGTCCCATTTCAGTAATTTCGTACCTTCAACGTACCAAACCCAATATTAATATCCCACAGTAACAAAATCCTGACACACCCGAGGAAAATTCATCAAGTTGGCATCGGatgtaaataaatttcattaaatattattatttttttaaaaaaataaaggaatctCCCATTTGTaagtttaattattatttgaaataaattatctaatttattcatataaatttgaatgtgattaaaaataattaatatttttctaccAACTTAATTATTCAATCAAcagtaattaaataaatattttgatttttgtaattatataatgccaattaattttattttatattttttaaaagattttattttcttgataaaaaacttggaaagtaatttttaaaataaaagataatattttttgaaaatttgtttagaaaaaaatacatcTTGACCTAAGCAGGTAATGTTTGTTAGATTTGCCTTTTCGATTCATGAATGgtatgaaatataaattttcataaaagtaATTGACGTTTTTACCCTTGAAATTTGGTCACCGTTGCGGAGTATTTGAAGCGGGGGGCCATTGaataataaatacttcaagagGGAGGGGTGAAAttggaaataagaaaaaaaaaacgcaagAAGGCTTTCGTGTTTCAGACCAAGAGAACACATAGAGAGGGAGAGCAGAAAGATATAGCGCAGGGAAAGAAGCGAAGAGGAGAAGAGAAGAGACGGgagagaaagaggagagagagggagataAGATTTTTCAGAGCTGTTGTTTTCTCGCCGTTTCTCGATCtattttctcgagaaaatcCGTTTGTACGCTGTCCGATTCGAAGCGTCCAAGGTTCGTTCCTGGATCCGCCGTTCCGCCCCGCGGATTTTCTTGGTCAGTTTCTcgtgttttctttttgttgcgTTTGGTTTGGGTTAGTTTACGTTTCGGTGGGATTGAGGCCCTAGGGTTTCAATTTTAATGCTTGGAGTGTTTGTCGTGTGCGATTCGGGGTTTTAAGGTGTTTGTTCGTGAAAGTCTACATTGGTTTGatgtgacattttttttttggttttgtggaAATTAGGGTTTCTGGTTGGAGCGAAGATTGATCGAGTTGAAGGAATTGCAGCATGAGCATCGATAGCCCCGGGAAAGGGGAGAATTAGGGTTTCGCAAATTTGGGCTTTGGTTGGATTTCCATGGGCGATGGAGGCGTCGCATGCATGCCTTTGCAGCATATTATGGAAAGGCTTTCAATTCCGGAGGCTTGTTGCGGGGGCAACAACGGCAATGGGTTTAATTCGAACTCGCTTAAATTGGGAGATTCAGAgccaaagaagatgaagaaggttAAGAAAGTGATAAAGAAAGTGGTAAGGAAAGAGGTAAAGAAAGTGCAAGTTGCGAAAGAGGGGGTGAAAAAAGAGGAGTTGGAGAAAGCTGAGTTTGGAAAGAGCACTGAGGAAATTGAGAACGGAGAAATTTGTAACGATAAGATAGTAAAAGAGGAAGTAGAAGAAGGTGAATTGGGTACTTTGAAGTGGCCCAAAGGggaagtggagaatggggaaTTCGAGCCAGAAAAACCTCGGAGAAGTGATAGTGAGAAGGGAGAGATTGTTGCTGAGAAATCGAGGAAAGGGGAAGTAGAGAAGGGAGAATTTGTTTCAGGAAAATGGCGAAAGGGTGATATAGAGAAGGGGGAGTTAGTTCTTGAGAGATTTAGAAAAGGAGACGGTGAGAAGGCTGATTTTGGATCATGGAGAGGATCAAAAGATGAACTGGAGAAGGGAGAGTTTATACCGGACAGATGGCAGAGAGATGTGGGGAGGGATGGATATGGTTGCCCAAAAATGCGGAGGCATGAGCTGGCTAAAGACAAGGGTTGGAAATTTGAATATGATCATGAACGCGAGAGGACACCTCCTTCTGGTAAGTATTCTGGTGATGATGTTTCTCAGAGGAAAGAATTTAGCAGAAGCGGGAGTCAGTTTGCAAAACGGTCCTCAAGGTGGGAAGCTGGCCAAGAAAGGAATGTAAGGATCAGTTCAAAAATTGTAGATGATGAAGGTACGTATAAAACTGAACATAACAGTTCTAAGAACCATGGAAGGGAATTGGTGTCTAGGACTCGCATGAAGCGGTATGGTACTGATTCAGATGGCAGTGAGCGTAAACATCATGGTGAATATGGTGATCATATGGGTTCTAAAATACGTAAGCTTTCTGATGACAGCAACCGCACTGTCCACTTGGAACACTATTCACGCCGATCAATGGAGAGGTCTTATAGAAATTCTTCTTCATCAAGAATTTCTTCCTCTGACAGGTTTTCTTCCAGGCATTATGAATCTTCTTTCTCATCAAAGGTAGTCCATGACAGGCATGGACGTAGCCCTGTTCATTCTGAGCGGTCCCCACGTGACCGGGCAAGATATCATGATCATCGGGACCGGAGTCCGCCCTATCGGAGTTCCCCCCGACGTGATAGGTCCCCATATGATAGGAGTCGCCACTATGATCATAGAAACCGTAGCCCTGCTCCTACAGAGCGGTCGCCACAAGATCGACCTCGATATCATGAACGTAGGGATCGGACCCCAACCTACCTGGAGCGGTCCCCACTTGATCGCAGTAGGCCAAATAATTACAGGGAAGCAAGTTGCAAGGGTGGGGCAGGTGAAAAGCGGCATGGGCAATATGGAAACAAAGTGCAAGAAGAGAAGCTCAACCAAAGGGATGCTAGTGGCAGGGATCCGCATTTCTCAGCTAAGGAATCTCAAGATAGAAGCTCTCTGCATACTGTTAATGGTCATGGATCAGATGAGAAAAGTGCCAACCATCAGCCTCACAAGGAAGAGAAGCCTCAAAGTCCATGTGTGAATTTAGAAGAACCTCCACAGATCACTGTTGCTCCTGAAGAGTTGGCTTCTATGGAAGAAGATATGGATATATGTGATACACCACCACATGTCCCATTGGTGGCTGATTCAACCACCGGGAAATGGTTTTACCTTGATCATTTTGGTATGGAACGGGGTCCTTCTAAATTATGTGACCTCAAGAAACTCGTGGAAGAAGGAGTTCTGGTTTCTGATCACCTGATCAAACATGTAGATAGTGACAGATGGCTAACTATTGAAAATGCAGCTTCTCCGTTAGTGCCTGTGAATTTCCCATCCATTGTTTCGGACACTGTAACTCAACTGGTGAGTCCTCCAGAGGCTCCTGGTAATCTATTGGCAGAGGCTGGAGATGCCACAGAGTCCAGCAAACTGCTGGATGAGGAAACACCTGCCACTTTGCTGCAATCAATGTCTTGCAACAATGACAGTTCCACTGCATCTGAGCCATTAGAAGATCTCCAGATTGATGAAAGGGTTAGAGCTTTGTTAAAGGGTTTTACCGTCATTCCTGGCAGGGAGCTGGAGACTCTGGGGGGTACTTTTCTATATCTATGATTCTTATTTCTATATCTACGATTCTTATTGACCTTTCCTTCCATTGGGATAATTGGTTTTTATTATTGCCTCACATGCTGTGGAATTTTATTATCTTGCAGAAGTTTTGCAGGTGTCGTTTGAGCATGCACAGTGGGAGAAATTGGGAGCTGAAGgtacaaattttatttgtatttgattaatttatctatctatttatttatttctgctACAACCCTTACCATTTAGAGCTGTTTTTTGTGACACTCCTCTTCTAATAAGTGCCTGGTACTGGTAACTTGGCATCTATTTGCTTTGCTGCTGACAAATACATTATATGATAAACAATATGGTACATCAAGAAATTGAATCATGCACGGATTTAGTATTTAGTTTGTtgttaaatgattttgaatttcattttacCATCAGTTGTCATTGTGATACAGGTGGTTTTGGTGTATTAATTCTTTGATCAACCTAGGAAATTCCATTGCCCAGTAATAGACCTGATTAGTTGATATTGATATCTATTTCCCATTTTTTAATTGTTCAGAACTGATGTCTTTATTGCAATCCTGACTTAAGAGTTACAATTGATTCTTAATGTCTGAAAGTGAACTGTGAAATTTCATGCTACTTAAATTAACAAATCTGCGTAATCATTactgaaattaaaaaattatattgcagTGTGCCATCATGAGTTGGgacaatataatttttgtaagcAAATGATATATACAAActgttaattgtttttttatttatatattatatataaaagcgCTAAAAAAGTGTGAACCATAACTGATGGCATTAGAAGTTGGtagaataagatttttaatataGATGCATATGGACAAGTTTAGCTGCTAAGGTATTGCCTGCAGAACTGTCAATTTGCCAAGAGTTTAGGGGATGTTCTTTGAACCCATTTTTctgacattttcttttaaacctcATGATCTGTTGAGCCCTTCCTAGCTCCTTTTCTTTGAAGACACTTAGCCCTCTAACCGATTAAGGGTTTGCAGGATAAGAGTTGAGTAGGCTCAAGTCCAAATTTGCTGCTGTGTTTGTGCATAAGTTGATAAAGCTCAAATTCAAGTCATTATGTTACTTTTCAGGTCCAAGTATAGGCCAAGAATTTTTacgcaatgttttaaaaggctaaaggCGGTTTTGAGGTGTTTTGTTCAAATGAGGTGAAGCAGAAGCCTCATGCTGAACAAGGCATAAGCCTcaactttaataataataaaaagaaaaaaatcttaaaaaaaaaaaaaaagtactgataaaatcacatgaaagataaataataaaaaaaatcatacaatatataataattgaattaattgTATGTCATTTTCAATAGCTTCTAAtttaggtttttgtttttttttgtcttttctaaAATCCAACTCTCTCTCATGCATTTATCAGATGATCTTCAAAACTACCATCACTATTATTAGTAGGATCCTTTAATGAATCATAGTTTTATCCAAttgttgtctatcaaaaaaaaaaaaaattatatccaatTGCTCTATTATCCTCGTCATCAATGTTAATGTCAATctgtttttcttccttattcATTAATtacaatggatttttttttcctttatccatcaataataagataatgattatatatatgctTGGTCACTACAGTGACCAacaattctttgatttttccttCCCAATCTCTTCCTTGTATTTCCATTTAAAGGATTAATTGGTAGTCAACTAAGcccttatttttttcaaaaggttTAGCCGTAATCTTGAATGCAAGGAAAAACTTATAAATCTATACCAAAATGCCATAAAAGCATAAATATTGAGGCATAAACCTCTTAACAAATGTATACAAAAAGCCGATAAAGACCCTAAACCCATTAAAACCTTTTGAATGTTTGAGGCTTAAGCCCCAATAGCCTTGAGGCTATACCCTCAAGGCTATAAGCCTCATTACTCTCTATTGAGGCTATAGACTCAAGGCTAATTTGCATAGCCTTGCCTCAAGGCCTAAGCctcaatagccttttaaaatattatttttatgtttcactGCAGAGCATGAAAGTTGATGCAcacataatttatgaaattcaaagaaatattGTATTAATCCCCTGTGTTCTTGaatgttttttaatatgtaGTCTTACTTTCTTAAAGTTGAAACCTTCagtatttaagttttgaaaaatataacatGCTCATGGATGAATATTTTTCAACTTCTCATTTTTGGCACATGCAGGCTTATCCTGGCATCGACCTCGCATTGGGGAACAGTTTGATCAAAGAACAGACGAATTTTCCAGATACCCAGAAATCACATCAAAAGAAGCTTCAGATTCTAGGTCAAGCACATCCTCTGACAAGGATTATGCCTTTGCCTTTGGTGATTTTAGTGACTGGTTTTCTGCACGATGGGCATCCAAGGGTGGGGACTGGAAGAGAAATGATGAATCTGCCCAAGATAGATTGTCGAGAAAGAAACTTGTATTAAATGATGGTTACCCACTGTGCCAGATGCCAAAATCTGGGTATGAGGACCCTCGGTGGCATCGGAAAGATGAGTTGTACTATCCTTCACACGGTAGAAAGCTTGACCTCCCAATTTGGGCTTTTTCCTGGCCAGATGAGAGGAGTGATTGCAATAGTGCAAGCAGAGCAAGTCAAATTAAGCCTGTTGTCAGGGGAGTGAAAGGAAGCATGCTACCAGTAGTTAGGATAAATGCATGCGTTTCTGAGCCCCCTGCTAAAGTGCGAGGGAAGGATAGGTACTCTTCGAGGTCTGCTCGGGCTTACTCTTCAACAACTGATGTCAAGAGATCATCTGCAGAAAGTGCTTCTCATTCAAAAAGTGTTAGTGAAAATGATTCTCAGGGTTCTTGGAAGTGCATCACATCCATTAACACTCCAAAAGACCGTCTTTGCACAGCGGAGGACTTACAATTACATTTGGGTGACTGGTATTATCTTGATGGTGCTGGACATGAGCAAGGGCCCTCATCATTTTCAGAGCTCCAGGCTTTAGTTGATCAAGGTTCAATCCAGAAGCATAGCagtgtttttaggaaaaatgataaaatttgggTTCCAATTACCTCTGCTGCAGATGTTCCTGATGCTGCTGTTAAAATCCAACCACAGAATAATGTAACTTCTACTGATTGTTCTGGACCTTCTCTTGCGCAGTCACTGGCTGGTGCAATTGGTGGAAACAACACAATTTCCAGATCATTGCACAGCTTACATCCGCAATTCATTGGTTATACCTGTGGGAAGCTGCATGAATTGGTTATGAAATCATACAAGAGCCGTGAGTTTGCTGCTGCTATAAATGAGGTTTTGGATCCATGGATCAATTCAAAACAGCCAAAGAAAGAAATGGCTAATTCAGCTGTTAGTAACAGTTCTCTTCATGATTTGAACAAATTCCGGACATCAGGTATGAGTGAGTTCTTCAGAATTTGAGTAGGACTATGGTTTTTTTGCTTGCAGAAAGGAAAACTAAGCTTAGCTTGATGTATGATAATCTTCCTTTCATTCCGATGCCATATTTGTGGTGCACATTCTAGGAATGGGTATTCCACTTAATCTCCTGCATAGGATTTTTCACTGGTCAGATATTTTTCTACGGTTGATTGAAATATGTCGGGATAAATTGTGGCTGGAACATAAAGATTTACGGAGCCCTATGTAATGGtttatttctttgattcttGAGAAATGTAGTTTTCCTTGAATTGGATGCccaacttatttattttttaattataaattatttgtctcTACTGATTATGtgcctttttaaaaaaaaaaaagaaatcttttttatttatacaaattaCTCAAAGTCTTATACTATTTTAAAGTAAAACAATATATCTCCTCTTGTTAGTGCACATTATCTTGTGGCCTTACATGCCATACTTTTGTTGCTTTTACTGTATTTACCATATTGTCATCAGGATTTCCTATTCTCTGGGTCCATCTGACTTTCCTGTACTCAATGATTTGTTCCTACTAAAAAATTTCGACACTGTATTATATCTGTTCCTTCTGTTCCTGGGATCGTCTCAGTTTTGTTGAgtatagaattattattattattttttaatcttccaCATGCTAAGATTTCTCCTTATGGTTGTAAAACCGCTGAAGGTGAAGTTATTTAATGTATAAAGGTCACATTTGTGCAGGAATAAGAGGTCGATGGCTGGTTGATGGAAGTGAAGATGACTATGAAATGGAAGAAGATGTACTACTAGTTCAAAAGGATGAATCCACATTTGAAGATTTGTGTAGTGATGCTACTTTCTACCAAGAAGACATTGCACTTGCTGAAATGGGCTCAGAAAATTGGGGTTTACTGGATGGTAATGTGCTGGCACGAGTCTTCCATTTTCTGAGAACTGATGTAAAATCCCTTG
The window above is part of the Vitis riparia cultivar Riparia Gloire de Montpellier isolate 1030 chromosome 12, EGFV_Vit.rip_1.0, whole genome shotgun sequence genome. Proteins encoded here:
- the LOC117926828 gene encoding histone-lysine N-methyltransferase ATXR3, whose product is MGDGGVACMPLQHIMERLSIPEACCGGNNGNGFNSNSLKLGDSEPKKMKKVKKVIKKVVRKEVKKVQVAKEGVKKEELEKAEFGKSTEEIENGEICNDKIVKEEVEEGELGTLKWPKGEVENGEFEPEKPRRSDSEKGEIVAEKSRKGEVEKGEFVSGKWRKGDIEKGELVLERFRKGDGEKADFGSWRGSKDELEKGEFIPDRWQRDVGRDGYGCPKMRRHELAKDKGWKFEYDHERERTPPSGKYSGDDVSQRKEFSRSGSQFAKRSSRWEAGQERNVRISSKIVDDEGTYKTEHNSSKNHGRELVSRTRMKRYGTDSDGSERKHHGEYGDHMGSKIRKLSDDSNRTVHLEHYSRRSMERSYRNSSSSRISSSDRFSSRHYESSFSSKVVHDRHGRSPVHSERSPRDRARYHDHRDRSPPYRSSPRRDRSPYDRSRHYDHRNRSPAPTERSPQDRPRYHERRDRTPTYLERSPLDRSRPNNYREASCKGGAGEKRHGQYGNKVQEEKLNQRDASGRDPHFSAKESQDRSSLHTVNGHGSDEKSANHQPHKEEKPQSPCVNLEEPPQITVAPEELASMEEDMDICDTPPHVPLVADSTTGKWFYLDHFGMERGPSKLCDLKKLVEEGVLVSDHLIKHVDSDRWLTIENAASPLVPVNFPSIVSDTVTQLVSPPEAPGNLLAEAGDATESSKLLDEETPATLLQSMSCNNDSSTASEPLEDLQIDERVRALLKGFTVIPGRELETLGEVLQVSFEHAQWEKLGAEGLSWHRPRIGEQFDQRTDEFSRYPEITSKEASDSRSSTSSDKDYAFAFGDFSDWFSARWASKGGDWKRNDESAQDRLSRKKLVLNDGYPLCQMPKSGYEDPRWHRKDELYYPSHGRKLDLPIWAFSWPDERSDCNSASRASQIKPVVRGVKGSMLPVVRINACVSEPPAKVRGKDRYSSRSARAYSSTTDVKRSSAESASHSKSVSENDSQGSWKCITSINTPKDRLCTAEDLQLHLGDWYYLDGAGHEQGPSSFSELQALVDQGSIQKHSSVFRKNDKIWVPITSAADVPDAAVKIQPQNNVTSTDCSGPSLAQSLAGAIGGNNTISRSLHSLHPQFIGYTCGKLHELVMKSYKSREFAAAINEVLDPWINSKQPKKEMANSAVSNSSLHDLNKFRTSGIRGRWLVDGSEDDYEMEEDVLLVQKDESTFEDLCSDATFYQEDIALAEMGSENWGLLDGNVLARVFHFLRTDVKSLAFAALTCKHWRAAVRFYKGVSRQVDLSSVGSLCTDSTIWSMINGYNKERITSMILIGCTNITPGMLEDVLGSFPSLSSIDIRGCSQFWELADKFSNLNWIKSRIRVMKVFEESYSKIKALKQITERPSVSKPLKGMGSHVDDSSELKEYFDSVDRRESASQSFRRSYYKRSKLFDARRSSSILSRDARMRRWSIKNSENGYKRMEEFLASSLRDIMKENTFDFFVPKVAEIEDRMKNGYYAGHGLSSVKEDISRMCRDAIKAKNRGDSGNMNRIITLFIRLATCLEEGSKSSNGREEMVRRWKDESPSGLCSSGSKYKKKLNKIVTERKHRSNGGSDYGEYASDREIRRRLSKLNKKSMDSGSDTSDDLDRSSEGGSNGSESTASDTESDLDFRSEGGVAESRVDGYFTADEGLYSMTDDREWGARMTKVSLVPPVTRKYEVIDQYVIVADEDEVQRKMKVSLPEHYNEKLTAQKNGTEESDMEIPEVKDYKPRKQLGDEVIEQEVYGIDPYTHNLLLDSMPEELDWPLLEKHLFIEEVLLCTLNKQVRHFTGTGNTPMMYHLQPVVEDIQKTAEEELDLRTLKMCQGILKAMNSRPDDNYVAYRKGLGVVCNKEGGFSQEDFVVEFLGEVYPAWKWFEKQDGIRSLQKNSKDPAPEFYNIYLERPKGDADGYDLVVVDAMHKANYASRICHSCRPNCEAKVTAVEGQYQIGIYTVRQIQYGEEITFDYNSVTESKEEYEASVCLCGSQVCRGSYLNLTGEGAFQKVLKECHGILDRYQLMFEACELNMVSEEDYIDLGRAGLGSCLLGGLPDWLIAYAARLVRFINFERTKLPEEILRHSLDEKRKYFADISLEVEKSDAELQAEGVYNQRLQNLALTLDKVRYVMRCVFGDPKKAPPPLERLSAEEVVSFLWNGEGSLVEELLQCMAPHMEDGMLSELKPKIRAHDPSGSDDIHKELQKSLLWLRDEVRNLPCNYKCRHDAAADLIHIYAYTKCFFRVREYKSVTSPPVYISPLDLGPKYSDKLGSGIQEYCKTYGENYCLGQLIYWHNQTNADPDCNLARASRGCLSLPDIGSFYAKVQKPSRQRVYGPRTLRFMLARMEKQPQRQWPKDRIWSFESCPKIFGSPMLDAVLHNSPLDREMLHWLKNRPATFQAMWDR